From the Lampris incognitus isolate fLamInc1 chromosome 10, fLamInc1.hap2, whole genome shotgun sequence genome, one window contains:
- the atad5a gene encoding ATPase family AAA domain-containing protein 5: protein MAGVVAMASAIEDFETQPCKKSRKDGDSPVVKTITNYFYPISKPVEKPFSPPRSSNIMDYFRRKGPPSQEKASTPEESVENFQKSQDTEKPPTQEVVLKQSSKISQKRRRPSKIARRLLKPESVSSSEEGNCQVVDEPDDGSDSAELSIRSYGIMGSDTAALLAQFSVDTCVEDSVSKGKNTGVVSVEQTQKELHEENLKSESIVKGRPEISCKRAKAAVRNARKKQPQEAKQSELEVKEAEQSLCDVHMEVSRDKGSQSNIITISFEDFLQSQKEVEGKEENSGDKGEEGVSDVIMVTEGMETDQLKFPKADEKLHSGELCPPQLSPQTLTIQAEVHTVSPKQKADKALGKIASIFKKKGADSSVEVALPPHSQVRQERQPVSTTPKRKSNVVLQEEDLELAVVESESTPKCSQSERKQFIAAFKQPSLDGAKTKPGKGQSKQKQPADAEQTSDCKDKTAEEDAVVAAEQLGAGVSEKKVAKRKPSRKGKKKAHTGVDAEVDLTAQEEPTCLNAEADVKTEEPTTTSVTSTTTVRRSRRETAIRQAPEVMAPTPVLKTRGQKKSKETALLRSSPVQMSTPKMHKSRRCMFKAELVSPADKKGSPISWSWASGASKTRKQAKKLVEKAKAIQQSKKTVVFDKTTMRRSLRSQTFSTVNYCEDEDSLICLEDDQSASPQKVSLKGKSQKSLRSLNDVLGKAAPTNSAVIFPLASKVAAIFQDKKAQRTAIAVSICDDSSQDCSENSQDDEQFRARRQFLKSGLPESFKKHIAKTAATWDAYFLSCSSFQPVVHVEQMPHNCPLRNLPWPESSFLRCLKESWCVAPSPLPSLNGSFGCKTESAPKAICERGSGWRKELSECVRELLLEEVIATNPSFPARKFLNLFLKKRAEHLQQCTASEAETVTRARGTPASAETVGGKRKRMDEGETPRKVAKRQRSNQSEENNLTPEPVKKVGRMSRATRRKLEEKEKANASVETTHLPSQDNSVIVIDDSPLERNMERGDMVKEDVLWTEKYRPQHSSDIIGNTASVLRLHSWLKEWKLRADREERRRQKEKKREEGGKYSDWELGEEDFQDGEDVLCNTLLITGPTGVGKTAAVYACAQELGFKVFEVNASSQRSGRLILSQLKEATQSHQVDIQGVNAHKPSYFNSYSSSTCTTRPGSSPRKGNSPHRIFSSPRRHPQSPKGIKKGSLAPTSLANFFKVGQPANKEPADSDKTQQSAVMKTTKEPKVTSESKELATKSPPANIYSNDTLSEEQGKKGATSLILFEEVDVIFDDDWGFLAAIKTFMTTTKRPVILTTSDPAFSTMFDGNFEEILFKTPPLLNIGSYLQLLCLAEDLRIDPQEISSMLSFNHCDVRQSLLQLQFWTRSSGGRQTVKPLTQLKNSGKEMGMTTGATDIELKPVTPAEASDNSVCEMTILTTLPPCDTGCTESMLGLLNIEPEKDIKELLRSPVQETGCWELLKESRHRGMDLLYSNMENLLPLPLTQLTILTNRPLSLMSDHSCTGPKDLPSTTSKPDSMLSHATAPQAEELAEGSDDESPVKVSNRIRKNKKRNCLPDKYLLQSDSDSEDGFLSLCKPQSASCGKEGIDVQDVKASASAAPVKVKRIPLTPQQRAKSIPVSQCLGSVADFLDHMSYLDSSLLHSLHPGRNTHPCTINFPVCAEVKDGMLDEARVEFDRWNWAERERAAEIQAAVEALSFQRCKEEVGEAWDKVQVLEGDLSEETAAELTLPVTPHRECLKFTQDDPYSSKLVQRRREVIENLLSRGVFGMLGNRLAAALDYLPTLRTICKSEQLKEQGKVKRRFLHYLDAIHLGLPKSSVEHLAEDCWGIPHSHSQGLTASNL, encoded by the exons ATGGCTGGCGTTGTGGCTATGGCATCTGCCATTGAGGACTTTGAGACTCAG CCTTGTAAGAAATCACGGAAAGATGGCGACAGTCCCGTTGTCAAGACGATCACAAACTACTTCTACCCAATATCCAAACCTGTGGAGAAGCCTTTCTCTCCACCTCGTTCCAGCAACATCATGGACTACTTCAGGCGGAAAGGTCCACCGTCCCAGGAGAAGGCCAGCACACCAGAGGAGTCTGTGGAGAACTTTCAGAAGTCTCAAGATACAGAGAAACCCCCCACCCAAGAGGTAGTTTTAAAACAGTCTAGCAAAATCTCCCAGAAACGAAGACGGCCTAGCAAAATTGCAAGGAGGCTTCTGAAACCTGAGTCTGTCAGCTCCTCAGAGGAGGGCAACTGCCAGGTTGTGGATGAACCAGATGATGGTAGCGATTCAGCAGAGCTGTCGATCAGAAGCTATGGCATCATGGGTAGTGATACAGCAGCTCTCCTGGCACAGTTCAGTGTTGACACTTGTGTGGAGGACAGTGTTTCAAAGGGGAAAAACACTGGGGTAGTTAGTGTTGAGCAGACCCAAAAAGAGCTCCATGAAGAGAACTTGAAAAGTGAGAGCATTGTTAAAGGTAGACCGGAAATTAGTTGTAAAAGGGCCAAAGCTGCTGTGAGAAATGccaggaagaagcagccacaaGAAGCAAAACAGTCAGAATTAGAGGTGAAAGAGGCAGAGCAGTCATTGTGTGATGTTCACATGGAAGTAAGCAGGGACAAGGGTTCTCAGTCAAACATAATTACCATCTCCTTTGAGGATTTTTTGCAGAGTCAGAAGGAGGTGGAAGGTAAAGAAGAGAATAGCGGGGACAAGGGAGAGGAGGGGGTGAGTGATGTTATTATGGTGACAGAGGGAATGGAGACTGACCAATTGAAATTTCCAAAAGCTGATGAAAAACTACATTCTGGGGAGCTATGTCCCCCCCAATTGTCACCCCAAACCCTAACTATCCAGGCAGAGGTGCATACAGTCTCTCCCAAGCAAAAAGCAGATAAGGCTCTGGGAAAAATAGCTTCCATCTTCAAGAAAAAGGGGGCGGACAGCTCTGTAGAGGTGGCCTTGCCTCCCCACTCACAGGTTAGACAGGAGCGCCAACCTGTCTCTACAACACCCAAAAGAAAATCAAACGTGGTTCTCCAAGAGGAAGATCTGGAACTAGCTGTGGTTGAGAGTGAATCCACACCTAAATGTAGTCAGTCAGAGAGGAAGCAATTCATTGCTGCCTTTAAACAGCCTAGCCTTGATGGGGCCAAAACCAAGCCTGGTAAGGGCCAGAGCAAGCAGAAGCAGCCTGCAGATGCAGAACAGACCTCAGATTGCAAGGACAAGACAGCTGAGGAGGATGCTGTAGTTGCAGCGGAGCAACTAGGTGCTGGTGTCTCAGAAAAGAAGGTTGCTAAAAGGAAACCATCAAGAAAGGGAAAGAAGAAGGCCCATACAGGAGTAGATGCGGAAGTCGACTTGACTGCTCAAGAAGAGCCTACTTGCTTGAATGCAGAGGCTGATGTCAAAACCGAGGAGCCAACAACTACCTCAGTTACCTCCACCACAACTGTGAGGAGGTCCAGAAGAGAGACTGCCATCAGGCAAGCTCCTGAGGTCATGGCACCCACACCTGTCCTCAAAACTAGAGGTCAAAAAAAGTCAAAGGAAACTGCGTTGCTCCGGAGCAGCCCTGTTCAGATGTCCACCCCAAAGATGCACAAATCTAGACGCTGCATGTTCAAGGCAGAGTTGGTCTCTCCAGCTGACAAGAAAGGAAGCCCAATCAG CTGGAGCTGG GCATCAGGTGCCTCCAAGACAAGGAAGCAAGCCAAGAAACTGGTGGAGAAAGCCAAAGCGATCCAGCAGAGCAAGAAAACGGTTGTTTTTGATAAGACCACCATGCGTCGGTCCTTGCGCTCTCAGACCTTTTCCACTGTTAACTACTGTGAGGATGAG gATTCATTGATTTGCCTGGAAGATGACCAGAGTGCCTCTCCTCAGAAAGTATCATTaaagggaaaatcccagaaatcaTTACGCAGTCTAAATGATGTCCTCGGGAAAGCTGCACCT ACCAACTCTGCTGTTATTTTTCCATTAGCTTCCAAAGTGGCAGCCATATTCCAGGATAAAAAAGCTCAGAGGACAGCTATAGCTGTATCAATCTGTGATGACAGCAGCCAAGACTGTTCAGAGAACTCTCAGGATGATGAGCAGTTCAGAGCACGAAGACAGTTCCTCAAGAGCGGCCTGCCCGAGTCCTTCAAGAAGCACATAGCTAAAACTGCTGCCACTTGGGATGCTTATTTTCTCTCTTGTTCTTCTTTCcaacctgttgtacatgtggagCAAATGCCACACA ACTGCCCTCTTAGGAATTTACCCTGGCCTGAATCGTCCTTCCTCCGCTGTCTGAAGGAGTCTTGGTGTGTAGCACCTAGCCCACTTCCATCTCTCAATGGCTCCTTTGGTTGTAAGACAGAGTCCGCCCCCAAAGCCATTTGTGAAAGG GGGTCTGGCTGGAGGAAAGAGCTCTCTGAATGTGTCCGtgagctcctcctggaggaggtCATTGCCACCAACCCTTCCTTCCCTGCCCGGAAGTTTCTAAATCTCTTCTTGAAGAAACGAGCCGAGCACCTTCAACAGTGCACTGCCTCAG AAGCAGAGACTGTGACCAGAGCCAGGGGCACCCCAGCATCAGCCGAAACAGTGgggggaaagagaaagaggatgGATGAAGGGGAAACGCCAAGAAAGGTGGCTAAAAGACAGAGGTCCAACCAGTCAGAAGAGAACAACTTAACGCCTGAGCCCGTTAAGAAGGTGGGTCGTATGAGCCGTGCCACAAGACGCAAACTAGAAGAGAAGGAGAAGGCCAACGCATCAGTAGAAACCACTCATCTCCCCTCCCAAGACAACTCTGTGATTGTGATTGATGACTCTCCTCTGGAAAGAAACATGGAGAGAGGAG ACATGGTGAAGGAGGATGTGTTGTGGACAGAGAAGTATCGGCCTCAGCACTCGAGTGACATCATAGGCAACACCGCCTCGGTCCTGAGGCTGCACAG TTGGTTAAAGGAATGGAAACTTCGTGCTGAccgagaagagagaagaagacagAAGGAGAAGAAACGGGAGGAAGGAGGTAAGT ACTCTGACTGGGAGTTGGGAGAGGAGGATTTTCAGGATGGAGAGGATGTGTTGTGTAATACGCTGCTTATCACAGGACCCACTGGAGTGGGTAAGACTGCTGCTGTCTATGCCTGTGCCCAGGAGCTGGGGTTCAAG GTGTTTGAAGTGAATGCCTCGTCCCAGCGGAGTGGCCGGTTGATCTTGTCCCAGCTGAAAGAAGCCACCCAATCCCACCAGGTGGACATCCAGGGGGTCAATGCCCACAAACCCTCATATTTCAACAGCTACAGTAGCAGTACCTGCACCACCAGGCCTGGATCCTCTCCCA GGAAGGGAAACTCTCCTCACAGGATCTTCTCTTCTCCAAGGAGACATCCCCAGTCCCCAAAAGGTATTAAGAAAGGTAGCCTGGCCCCCACTTCTTTGGCTAACTTCTTCAAAGTGGGACAGCCCGCCAACAAGGAACCTGCTGACAGTGATAAAACACAACAGTCAG CTGTCATGAAAACAACAAAGGAGCCCAAGGTTACCAGTGAGTCTAAAGAGCTTGCAACGAAAAGCCCACCAGCAAATATCTACTCCAATGACACTCTCAGTGAAGAGCAGGGCAAGAAGGGGGCCACCTCACTCATCCTGTTTGAAGAAGTAGATGTAATTTTTGATGATGACTGGGGGTTCCTGGCAGCCATCAAGACTTTTATGACCACCACCAAGAGACCAGTTATTCTCACCACCAGTG ATCCAGCTTTCAGCACCAtgtttgatggcaactttgaagAGATCCTTTTCAAAACTCCCCCACTG ttgaatataggcaGCTATCTGCAGCTATTGTGTCTTGCTGAGGACCTGAGGATTGACCCCCAAGAAATCAGTTCCATGCTTAGCTTCAACCACTGTGACGTCAGGCAGAGCCTGCTACAGTTGCAGTTCTGGACTCGTAGCAGTGGGGGGCGCCAGACAGTCAAGCCATTGACACAGTTGAAGAACAGCGGTAAGGAGATGGGAATGACCACAGGGG CCACCGATATTGAGTTGAAACCAGTGACACCTGCAGAGGCATCAGACAACTCTGTGTGTGAAATGACAATCCTGACCACTCTACCTCCCTGTGACACTGGCTGCACTGAGAGCATGCTTGGTCTGCTGAATATTGAACCTGAGAAAGACATAAAGGAGCTGCTTAGG TCTCCGGTGCAGGAGACGGGATGCTGGGAACTACTTAAAGAGAGCAGGCACAGAGGAATGGACCTACTTTACTCTAACATGGAGAACCTGCTACCTCTACctctcacacaactcaccatCCTTACCAACAGACCACTCTCCTTAATGTCAGACCATTCTTGCACTGGTCCAAAAGATCTGCCCTCCACCACCTCAAAGCCCGACTCCATGCTGTCACATGCCACGGCACCACAGGCAGAAGAACTGGCTGAGGGCTCAGATGATGAGAGTCCAGTCAAAGTGTCCAACAGGATTAGGAAGAACAAGAAGCGCAATTGTTTACCTGACAAATACCTCCTGCAATCTGACTCTGACTCAGAAGatggcttcctctctctctgcaaGCCACAAAGTGCTTCTTGTGGAAAGGAGGGAATTGATGTGCAAGATGTTAAGGCGTCAGCATCTGCAGCTCCAGTGAAGGTGAAGAGGATTCCACTGACCCCTCAGCAGAGGGCCAAGAGCATCCCAGTCTCCCAGTGTCTGGGCTCAGTAGCTGACTTCCTAGACCATATGTCCTACCTGGACTCCTCCCTTCTCCATTCCCTACATCCGGGGCGTAACACCCACCCATGCACAATCAACTTCCCAGTCTGTGCAGAAGTGAAAGATGGTATGCTGGATGAGGCCAGGGTGGAGTTTGACAGATGGAattgggcagagagagagagggcagcagaaATTCAGGCAGCTGTGGAAGCCCTGAGCTTCCAGAGGTGCAAGGAAGAGGTGGGAGAGGCTTGGGATAAAGTCCAGGTATTAGAAGGGGATCTGAGTGAGGAGACGGCAGCAGAGCTCACCCTCCCTgtgactccacacagagaatgttTAAAATTCACGCAGGATGACCCCTATTCATCAAA GCTGGtccagaggaggagagaggtgaTTGAAAACCTTTTGTCCAGAGGAGTGTTTGGTATGCTGGGCAACAGGCTGGCAGCAGCACTGGACTACCTACCAACCCTACGCACCATCTGCA